tccgccgcggcggcgagcgCTCTCTCTGCACGCCCAGCCTGCCCGCGCTGAAGCGCCCAGAAACCTCCTTCGACGCCGCATCCCAGAGCGCTGAGGCGAGCACGGCCATCTCCGCCGGCCGGCAGCTGGGTTGCTCGGTCAGTGGACTTTGGCACGGACCACGGCCAGGCTCGCTCGCTCGCGGGCCAGTCAGCACTTTCCACCCTCGGGACCCGCTGAGGATCAAAGGTGCATTTAACGATCGGCGCACGGCGAACGGCCCGTGCTCCTGCTAATCCCCTGCAGCTGAGCAGTTGCACGTTTTCCTCAGCTGGCCGCTGACTTTCTTTCATCCTCTTAAATTGGTGCATTACCGTTTCCTTTGAAACCCAACGGGAGCAGGCTGAGGAGCCGTGCTGCGGGAACGCCCAGCGGACCCAGCCCGGGGCGCGCGGGGTGGAGGATGCTCCTGCTCTGCGCAGCCCGCGCGTGCTGAGCCCTCCCGGCCCCTCCGCCCTTGGTTATCCCGGTGCCATTGCTGGGGGTTTGGCAAAGGTTTTCGGAGGTGGATTTCTGCCATGTTGGGTCCGCGGTCTCTGCGTGCAGGCGCAGAGCTTCCCCGGGAGCCGCACGTGCGCCAAGTCCAGGCAGCCCTGCCGCGCAGAGCTGACGCGTCTGGTCCGGCAGCGTTGGCGCTCCGTGGGCGAGGCCGGTCTGTGCCCAGAGGAGCCCAGCAGAGTTTCAGGGCAGTGAATGAATCACTGCATTTGTCTCTTCCCGAAAGGCAACACTtagttttctgctttaaaggatacttccccagctcccagcagTCCGTGGAGAGGCCCCGAGGAACTTTATTTAAGGGCTGCCTTTATAAAAATTGAATGAGCCAAGGTTTTAATAAATGACTAATCAATTTTTAGAGCTCTGCAGGTTGATAGGTTGCTTGTGAcgctccctgctgcctgcctcgcCGGGGTCGGCTCCGCGAgacggccgcgccgcggggccgcgggtcGGCGCGGGCTGGTTGGTAGCGCTTCGTACCTGCGCCCCCGCGGTGAATCGCGGCGGAGAGCCGAgcggcgagcggcgcggcccggggggACTCGCTCGGGGGCGAGCGCCGGACCGGGGCTGCCCAGCGGCAGGTAGCGCGCTGCGTGCCCCGGGCGcgtcccggccccgcgcgcgggggAACGGCGCCTGTGCAGGGCGCTCGGCTCCCCGAGAACAGGCGCGCTCCGTGGGCGGTTCGACCGTGTGTTATCGGCCCGCCGGCGCCCTGACCCCAGCCCCTCCGCTTTCTTCCAGCGACCTTCCTGCCCGTGCGGGAGCGCCTCCCGCGCGCCAAGAGCCCGTGCTCGGGGAGCTCTCGCTTCACACATCGCTTTCCTGGCACTTTTATTGTCTTGCAGCTCCCTTTCTCATCCCCCGCTGCcgtgcagcagagcaggagggtGATGTTTTTCcagccttcccctcccctttgcTAAGCGGCATTCTTCCCTCCCTGGATGTGTATTTAATCAGCTGGCTCGGCTGCAAAAAGCCTCCTGCCTTCTCATCCCACCTCCTCTCCACTCCTTTGTCTGAAATGCGGGAGAACAAGTGCTCGTGAGCCTGGAGCGagccaggagctgctcagcGGCGTCAGCAGCGTGGCTGCGTTGGGGGCTCGGGGCTGGTTTCGTGCTGTCAGAGCCCCGCGGGGACACGGGTCCCCTCCGGTGCCAGCACACGGCTCGGGGCTAGCTGCCCGCCCGAAGGAGGGCAATTCCCGGGGGGCCGCAGCCTCCAGCGGGGCTTAGCCagagccggcgctgcgggggaGCGTCCCAGAgaaggggctgggggctgccgggggccgcgcgggggctCGCCGGGCTCCCCCGAGCCCGCCTTGCTGCAGCGCAGGGCTTGCTGGCCCTGCCGGCTCCCGGGAAGCGCCCCAGCAGCGTGCGTTTCGGCGGAGAAGTGGAAGCAGGGCACAGCGGAGAGTtccctgctggggaaaaaaaagataaaaacgAGGTTGTGGGCCAGCCCGTGGGCGCTGGAGGGAGCTTGGAGGCAAGGAGGTGGGGGGAAAGCGCTTGCTGGGCAGGGAAACGATGGTGCCCATCCCGTCCCGCTCCCCACGCCGTCCCGTCCTGTCCCGCTCCCCACGCCCTGCCTCCGGCCGCGCTCCCACCATGGTTCGGCCTCGAGACCGGAGGCGCCTGCACGGCCACTGGGACGGGGCACGGCGCTGGGGCCAGCAGGCTTCGGGGCGGCACGGGGGCTTCTGCGGGGCCCGGGCCAGCTGCTGGGTGTTTGCTCAGGGCTGGGGCGCGCTTTTGCAGGGTTTCCAGGGGAACTGCGGGTTTATGGCTTTCCTGGAGCGCCCTTCCCCTGCCGCCGGCTCAGCCTCATTGATCCCTTTGATCGGCCGCCGGCGGGTCAGGAATTGCAAGCCGAGCCGTGATCCCTCCCCACGCGGCGCACGTTGCGCGGACGGGCTTCGGCCGCGGCTCTTGCCAGCCCGCAGCTCGCGGCCGGGGCGCGTGGCCGCCGCGGCGGTCCCGTGGCCGGGCGGGGGGCTCCGtgtgccgcgccgcgccgggcaggcCCGCGGCACgagccgcccgcggggccggcggatCGCTTACACGGTTAACGTGCTAATCTGCCGAAGCGCGGTCCGTGGCCCCGCAGTACGTGCCTGTTGAGTTACGTGTGAATATTTATAGCCCCCTCtcggcagccccgcggccccggctctGCTGGCAGTTGTTCAAAATTGTCATTGAGAAAAGCGAGGGTTGCTTGGCACGGGGGCGAGGGCGGCGAGGGGGCTCTGCCGCCCCTTCCCGGGGAGCAAGAGCGGAGCGGCTCCGGCTCGGCGGCACCTGAACTGGCACGTCCCAAAAAGGGGGGAGAGAGCCCTTGTCCTCAAAGACCTCTCGTCCCCTGCTCGCAGCCCAGGGCGCCTGAGCGCTGCCCACGTTGCCCTGCTGCTccagggcaggagcaggggctggTTCCCCTTCCCGGCGCGCTTGGCCCCGGCTGCGGCGCCTGGCGGCTCTTTAGCCAGGTGCTTTCCTCGGTCGATGTTCAGGGAGAGGGATTATTCCCCAGACCGCCTCCACCAGGCAAAAATCACGCTGCAATACAGCTTTCAAAACTTGGGGAGAGGCACAGCTTGCATgaatgtgcatgtgtgtatgtataagTTGCTCTCCAGGCCAGCAAATCTCACTGCCATAAATCAGGGCTGGAATGTGTTTGGCTGTCAAACACTGGGTGGGGTCCCAAGACAAAAGCTGGTCCGAGCAGAAATGGACGCTCGAGGAACGTCTGGGTTGGAGGCCTTGCATAGATCTTCCTGTCTTGGCTTATAAAAACATTTCCCAGTTGTGTATTGCTAGGGCTTTCTGCATGGTGCAATGCACTGCACCAGCTTCATTAATCTTGTCGGGTTTACTACAGGAATCATGCCTTGGGCATTGGGAAGCAGCCTGCGAGGGAGGCTTGGAAGGGAAAAGCTTTTGCAGGAGAGGTTGCCAGCTCTACGGTCTGCTCCCGACAGACACGAAGCCTCGCCGGGGGGCAGCGTGCTTTCAGGACCAGGCTCCTAGCCAGATTTGTAGCTTTTCAAAATGGGAGCAAGTTGCGAAAGGTGGAGCTTGCTCACGAGAGCCAGCACGGAGCCAGGGCCGCGGGAGGCGCGCGGGATGGACCGCAGCGTGCCACGGCACGAGGCTTCCCACGAGGGGAGCCCTCCGGACAGGGCAGCCCGCCTGCGTCCTTAGCGTCTGCCCAAACCCACTGGTACGGAGCGTGCCAAGCTCGGCCCTCCTCGCGCGGGTCGGGGAGGCTTGTAATGCCAGCCTGTTCTCCGGACTGGTTGAAATCAAAGTGTGATAAAAGACTGGGTCGTGGGCAGCAGGTTTGAGTCCCACAGGTTGCCAGCAGGAGAGGAACCAGCGGCCCGATGGGACGTGTTGGAATAGGTCCAGCAGTGGCCAGCGATCGTAGGCTTGTGTGCTCTCCACGGGAGTCAGGAGAGGAGGACGCAGCTCACATTCCTTTTCATCTTGTCACAGCGGTGATTTTCCGGGGCTGTATCCCTAGGCACCTGCCTCTGAATGAACCAAGGCCAGAAAGGCAGTCTGTGGCGTACGAGCGTGCCAACAACCTGGCGTCAGCTTGCTTAAGGCGCGCGGTAGGTGCGGAGGCTCTCAGGAGGAGGGATCGTGCCGATGCATTGCTCCATTCTGTGCCGAGAGCGTGGTGGATGCTAAAAATAAACTGGGGAGCTGCGTTCTCCGGGAGGAGCTGGGGGTTTATTGTGGGGTTTGCAGAGTCGCAGCCGCTCCTGCCTCCGTGTGAGGTTAGTGGTGGCACGGTGATTCGGGGCACTGGAGTGCTGGGATCTAAGCAAGGCAAATGCCTCCAGGCCCCTTCCCCTGGCAGCAGGGCGACAGGCACTCTCGTGGCACAGCCAGCAAGGGACAAGCGATGTTAACAGTGACCCAGTGCTCTGCCACCCACGCTTTCTGCCCGAGGACCTCTGCGCACACCTCGTGCCACTTCCCTCCGTGCCAAAACACTTGCCGGAGCAGCAGTTAAACTGGAGGCTGAGAGCCTTGTGCATATGCATAGaccttccccctcccaccccttCCGTGCCGTCCGGAGGGCTCAGTCTGTGGGACATGTTGTGTAGTAGCAACTTCTGCCCTTTGACTGCAAGTTCCTCCAGGTCCCCGCATGCCCCATTGCCTGTGGAGCAGCTGTGAGCTTGGGAAGGACACATGGTCCTGGAGCTGCTGATGGCCTTGTGCAGCCCTTGCACTGTAAGTGCCCCAGCACAGCTCAACTGTTTGGGGTGCTGCCCCCCAGCCTATCCCCACGGGCAGTTGGGTGCCCCCCAGAGCTCCTGCCCCACACgcaggagctgggctgtgcGGGGCTTGCTGTGCCCCACAGCAGGTCCTGGAGCTCCTTCCCAGCTAACCTTGCCGTTCCGTGTCCCCCTTGTCTCTTTAAaggtgcagcacagctgcaggccATGACGTGCTCGCGGCCTATTCTTGGGGAGGAAACGTTGCTGCTCTTCATTTGAGCTATGTCAAGTGTGTGCCCTGAGAGCGCATTAATTACACCAAGTGGGTGTTGCTCCGCGGGTGCATCAGCTGTTCGGAGAAATCAGCTCTGCCAGCAAGCAGCAAAGTCAGTCACCTCCAGCGACGGTGCAGCCAAGGGTGTCTTCCAAAGCTTTGCAATCGTAGCACCTTTCACCGCCTTTCAGATGAGGGTGATCCGGTCAGGGAGTATGTGGTCTGACCTGGTTCCTGCCACTTGGTCAAAGTCTGCAGCATTTATTCTTGTCTTGCAGCAAAGCATGTTTTAAGGATCgagctttttaaaagcttcccTACATCACTTAGCACTCAGCTCGCTCTGAATCGGGTTTCCCGGGAATTTGGGCACCCACCCTAGAGCGACCCTCCTTTTGGCCATCTGTGACCACATGCCACAATCTCCATGTGGCCGTGAGCCTGCAGCGTGTGCAGCTTGGAGAACTCAAAAGGCAAAGTGTTACAGGAGAGATTCACAGGCAGGAGATCGCAATGTCTTCCTGGGCCCCAGCAATCCATGGGAATCCCTTGGAAGCCCCCACAAGTGGCCTGCATTGCCACCTCTTCCCAGTGCGTAGCTGGATCCCGTTACTGCCCTGTGAGAGCTGCTCGCAGCCCTCGGATGGATGTTGTTCTCCCAGGCCCCTGCGGACTGGCAGCAGCCAGGGCGGAGGGATCGTGCGCCCTGCGTTCGGTCCCGCAGGGCAGTCTCGTGGGGCTGGAGGTTGCACTTGCTCTCCCTGCATGGAGCCACGCGCGCCGGTCATGCATCCTGCCCTGTGGCGGGTGCTGGGCTGGTGGGGAAGCAGCAGAGGTGGACGAGCCCCGCGCCACCTTCTCCTCCCACGGTAGCCGCTGCCCCCGTGGTTCGTGAGCCGCAGGGCTCGGAGCAGCAAGCGCAGCGTGCGCAGGGGGTGCTCCGGGAAAGGGGCCGCGCTTGGGAAACGCGGGCGGTGGTTCTTGGCTTTCAGCAAGCAGAGGGAGAGGCCGTGGGTTCAGGCAGCCGGACTGCCGTCCTCGCCCCTTCCTCCGCCAGCTCTGCCCCCCAGCCGGCCCCAGTGCATGCACAGCGTGGGGCTTCCCACGGAGCGTGACGTGCTGTTCCCCTCCTCGCCGGGCGCTGCTGGTTTTGGCTTCCTCCAGCACAGAGCCCCAGCGCagggctctgtgctgctgcctgcgtGCTGCCGGGCTTCGGGAACGGAGGCTGGGGGCGGttgtgctgctctctgcccttcCACCCTGCTCCCCTGCGGACACATGagtgattttcttctcttcttgtctGCGTGCACAGTTGTACGAGCTGGACGGCGACCCCAAGAGGAAAGAATTCCTAGATGACCTCTTCAGCTTCATGCAGAAGCGAGGTGAGCTCGTGCGTGCCGTCGGCCTTTCTCTTCCCGTGCTTCCTCAGCTGTGAGGCTGTGCTATTTAATCTAAGATGTCAGGGCCACaggttttatttccttgcatATCATTATAACCTCAAGGTTAAAGCTCTGGCCAGACTAGTAGTTAATTTTTAACCTCTTTGCAAACTAGGGTCAAACTTGCTCCATTGAAATCAGTGCCATTAACTCAGCAGAGCAATTAAAGTCATTAAATTATTGCACTGGCCCTGCTTTTTGTCCCTATGAGTCTAATTTTATCAAAGTCTCAGGAACTTACTGCCCCTTCTCAGCAAGATTTGTCCCCTTCTGAATGGTTTCTGGCAGTTCATTTTACTTCCTTCTCCATGCTGTCCTTTCTCTCTAATTGTTGCAAAGGTGGCAAAAtgcttcactgttttttttgcatctttgtcTCTTCTGTCTGTGTCTCTCCGCTTTTCAAATATGAGCGGACATAGCTCCATTTCACAAACATCTCCGGAGAGGGGTTGATATGTTGCTGGAATTAATCCCTTTTCTTCATCACAAAAGTGCCAAGCACTCCCTGAGTTGAATCTGCAAATTCCAGTCACTCCTCCACAGCCCTGACGTGTTTGCCAGACACCCTGCTGGTCTGCACCAGCATCTGAGTAGGAGCTGGTCCATTAACAGCACACGAGAGCTGTTGTTTTGCCGTGGCCACCACCCTGGCCAAAACCTGCACCTGCGATGTGAAAAGCAGCTAGTGTTTTCTGCCCGCTCCCCAGCGAGGTCGAAACCAGCCACTCTTCAATATCCTCTCCATTTTAAGGGTTAATGGGGACCATTATCACTGGCCATGTTTGGAAAATGTTGGCCTGTGATATCAAAAGGAGGCTGTCAAATTAATATCTgtgtataaacatatatacatatgcatacccatattttcattatttagtGGTAGGAGTCAGTCTGATTGTATCCTGCCACAATTCTTGACCTGGTCTAAACCTGCTTCAAACCTAGCTTCCCCAGTGGAGGGTCTCTCCCAAGCAGGGACACCTCTGTAAGGGCCTTGTGCCAAACACCCGGGCTGCCAAACACCCGTGTGAGCCCTCGAGAGCGTGCTCCTCGCGTGGTGTAAACTGGGGTAGCTCTGTGGCCCTTGCTGGTTCGGACTGGTGTGGGCTCTGTGCTCTAGGCGAGTATTTTTGGTCCTGGGGTGGAACTGGCTTTCAAGACAATGTTAGCAGGTGCGTTTGTGCCTCTCCGTGAGCAGGGGCAGGAGATCTCTGCGGACAAGAGCAggctggcgcggcgcggcgccgcgcgagGAGCGAGCGGCCCCGGTGCCAGCCCTGCGCCGGGAGGTGCTGCCCTCTCCCGGGGCCCCGCCGAGGAGGGCGTCCGCGCGGGCAccgcagcgcccggcgctcCGGAGCGCTGTGCTGTAGTGTCGCGGCCGCGTGCAGCCcccgggcaggggcagcaggCCAGCATGTGCGGAATAACTTGTTGAGGTGGAATTGGGCTGGCGGGGTAGGAAACGGgagagcagctcctctgctgggaTATCCGGGAGGGTCCCAAACTTCCCAGGCAGGGACACGCTCAGTTTTGCACAAGTTAGTAAGGAGGCGGAAAGCCAGCAGGCTCGGAGATGCTTGCCGGTTCGGTACCTTTGTTTAGGAGGCTAAAAAGTGAGGTGCTTGTCTGAGTCAAGGACCAGTTTTCTGCGTGGAAACGAGCCCTGAAGTGCTGATGCATCATTGCACCGAGCCTTTTGTCAAAGAGGCATTTAGGAAAgcgtgtgtgtggtggggggggtggagaggaggggaggaaagaagcaggaaggagGAATAATTGGCTGCGCATTCCCACGGGTTCGCTCCATCCCTCTGGGGTCCTTTTGGAGCCCCTGGCGTTTAAGCAAACAACACCGAGCGGCTAGGTAAAGCTCTCGTGagcggggagggaagggagaggccCCAGGGAAGGCGGAATGAAGTAATCGCGTGTTTTCATGACGTGAAGTCAGCGTGTTTTCgaggcagggagagctgcagtCCGTAGGGGGCAGCTGGAGGCGGTGGGGGCTGTCCTCGCTGCCCAGAGCGGGCTGCGCGGGTCCCCGGCGATGCGCTTGTTGTGTCTTGGCTGAAATCTTTGGGTGCTGGAGGggaaggctggcagggagggTGCCCACCGTCAGCTGGGCAAGACCCCTGACGCAGGTGCCGTTGGTGAGCTGCTTCCCATCTCTGGCTCTTGGGATTCGACCTgcaaaggaggagatggagatCTTCCATCTAGTTGTCTGTTGTTTGAGGTTATAAACCCACATGCGCGTGTGTGCAGCCCCTGGCATGATGGGACCCTCCTCTCTGTGGCTCTGAAGCACTGCCAATAGTTATAAACAGCTCCTGTCGCTGTCTGCAGCTGACCACAGTTTGAGAAACCACATTTGACCCCATTTTGGTGACTGTGGCTGAAAACTCttgagtttctttttccttcatggGTAAGGCTGACATTTAGCAAGAATGCAATGaatgggggaagggggggtgttttaaagaaaaaagaaggtagtagtggaggagaaggagaaaaaatgccCTGTTgtctctgctcctcctttcGTGTGATATCTGACCTGGGAATTTCCTGCGTtgcctctcttctcctgccccCGCCAGAGCTTTCCCCTTTCAGGAGGTGATTCAGTCACGGACAGGGCTTGCAGGAGCTGATGGGCGGCCCAGCCCTGAGCGCTGCAGGCTCGGCCCCTCTGCAcgagcccccgccgccctcttcccgcccgcggccgccgccgtgTGCCGGTGCGCCTCCGGACCCTCGCAGCCCACCCCTCGCAGAGCAGGGcgctgccttgctgctccccagGCCGCGGCCACCTCGTCCCGGCGCCGGCGGGACTCGGCCGCCTTTCAGCTGCGCGTGGCCAGCCGGGCGCTTGGCAGGCTCTCGGATGGCATCTCGCTGGGGTGGCAAAGCAGCGGCCCAACCCTGCTGCCTCCTTTTCCCCACCCTGCAGGGACTCCCGTCAACCGGATCCCCATCATGGCCAAGCAGGTGCTGGACCTGTACATGCTCTACATGCTGGTGACGGAGAAGGGAGGCCTCGTGGAAGTGATCAACAAGAAGCTGTGGCGGGAGATCACCAAGGGGCTCAACCTGCCCACCTCTATCACCAGCGCTGCCTTCACGCTACGCACCCAGTGAgcggcggggggctcggcgcggcgggcggggggcgtCCCTGCGCCGGCAGGGTCGTGCTGCGCCGGCTCGGCGGCCGCGAGCcgggcggagggagggagggacggGGACGCGCCGGGGCGCCCCGAGCCCCGCCACCGCCTCACGAGCTCGTTCTGCCGGCAGGTACATGAAGTACCTGTACCCCTATGAATGTGAGAAGCGAGGGCTGAGCAACCCCAACGAGCTGCAGGCAGCCATCGACAGCAACCGGCGGGAGGGCCGCCGGCAGGGCTTCGGCAGCTCCCTCTTCACGTACTCGCCCGGCGGCACCCAcagcctcctctcctcccccaagCTGCAGGTGCCGGCCCTGGGGCTGGCCTCGGCCACCAACGGCGGCTCCATCGCTCCCGTGCAGAAGATCAAGAAAGGTAACAGCCcccagcggggccggggccgcgggctgggcccCCTCCTACCCCCGACcgggcagagctgagcacaggAGGTTTCGTTTCTTGGCTCCCCGTGGATGGTCTTACTTAGGGTTGCATGCCTGGCTCCGGTCGCCTTCCCGAGCTCTGTggttttccctctcccccctcgGAGAGAGCCCAGGGTTTCCTCTCCGtggggggaaactgaggcaccgTGGCTCGTGCCGGGAGGAGGTGGGGGCCTGGCTCTAGTTATCCGGCTCCGATCCtcagagggggagagaggagcgGGGCAGCGCTTCCCGGTGCAGACACGAGTCCGGGGCTGGCCCAGGTGCAGGGCTTGTGTGTGGAAGGGGGACGTGGAGCGGCGtggccgggagcggggggcaGCGGCACCCCGCTGGCCGAGCACCTCTGTGTGACCCGCCTCGCCGCTCTGCCTCCGCAGAAGAGGACTCGCCCATCCCCATCTCCATGCCCAGCCGGCTCCCCGTGTCGCTGGCCGGCCACCCCGTGGTCGCAGCCCAGGCTGCCGCCGTGCAGGTGGCCGCGGCCGCTCAGGCCGTGGCCCTGGAGCAGCTGAGGGAGAAGCTGGAGTCCGGGGAGCCCCCGGAGAAGAAGATGGCGCTGGTGACGGACGAGCAGCAGCGGCTGATGCAGCGGGCCCTGCAGCAGAACCTCCTGGCCATGACGGCCCAGCTGCCCATGAGCATCCGCATCAACAGCCAGGGCACCCGCTCACCAGGTCAGTGCCTCGGCCGCGGGGACGTCACCGTCCCGCGGGGGCGGCATCCCGGGCCAGCTCCGAGCAGGGGGAGCTGCGCCCGGGACGTTTGCGATCCCCCAACCTGAGCCCACAGGGTCTGCTCGGACCCCGCGGCTGCAGCAGGGTCTGGGCACGGGGCTGCTAAGCCAGCTGATCCCCGCTGTGGTGGCCCGGATTTGGACTGCCTGAGCCTGGCCTCGCTGCTCCGTGGGGATCGCCCCGCTGCTCCCGCGCCTGCGTTCCCCGGACAAGCGAGATCCCAGCAGAGTCTCCTGAGACTCCTCTGCCCCCTCCAGTCCGTGCCCAGCGCTGTGGGGCCGGTTCTGAGATCTCCCAATACAGCCAGAGCAAACACGAGCGGCAGAAGCTGCCgttctgctgcagccctgggtCTGCTTTTGCTCGGAGGGGGCCCGCGCTGTCGCCAGTGCGGTCCAGCTCCTTCCAGGCTTCTCTCCGCTgtcttccctctccctgccctttGCGCCGCGGTGCCCCGGGAGGGCCGTCGGCCGTCCGCGGCGTGCCGTGcaggcggggcgggcggcggagccccgcgggcTCCGGACGGCGGCTCGCAGCTGGCGTAGCCCGGCCCTGGAGAAGTCGCCACCTTCCCCtggcgcggcgcgggctgcgcgggcgAGGGAAGGGGCCAGAGAGCGCGTCCCGCCTCCCCGGCGCCGACCTCCGGCTCCGGGCTTCGGCGGGCGCGGGACGTCGGGCTCGGTGCGGGCTGTGACGTCTGCTCTTTCCCGCGGCAGAAAACCGCCAGGACTCCGCCATGAGCCTGACCAACAACGGCACGAATAGTATTAGCATGTCGGTCGAGATCAACGGTATCGTCTACACAGGTAAGGGCAGGGCCGGGAGGGCGGCGGGTGTAGGGCTGCCCCacgccgcccggccgccccgctcTGCCGGCTCCTTCCCGGCAGCGGacccgggccgggggccgccctGCCTGCCGCCCCCAGGCTCTGCCCTCGGCTCTCTCCCCAGGTGTGCTGTTTGCCCAGACGCCaggcccttcctcctcctcctcctcctcctcctcctcgctccCCTCCTCTGCGTACAGcaaaggcggcggcggccggagcggcggcggcggcggcggcggcccccagGCAGCCCCGGCTGCTTCGTCTGTGCCGCCGAGCTCTACCTCTAACAACTCTTCGCCTTAacgccccccgcgccccccggccctCTCATCTCGCCAAACCCCGCGGAAGGAGCGGCGCGGCCGTGCGCGGAGCGTGCCCGGCCGGCGCCgagcccgcagccccgcgcgcgccccggcggGCAGGGCGGCCGGCTCTGCGCTTACCGGGGGGGCTCGTTTcgtttttgtgttgttttggggttttttgtttgtttgcaaggaagaaaagctttagCCCCGGGGGGTTTCATTAAaggctgcctgggctgagccATCGGCTGTCCCACGAGCGTTTTGACACGATGCATTGTAAATCCAGAACTGTTTACCTCACACACATCACACTTTGCACTgtacatttattattattattattatttttttaactcgTGTTACCTCCAGACAGACGTACGGACACCTGCCAACGCGAGCTTTAATGAAACCTCCCGGccctctttaaagaaaagaaaaaagaaaaaaattggaaatcgggagatattttattcatttagatcctttttcttccccctttatTTTGAGAACTACACTCACTATATGGGATTTTAAGAGGTTGttgtttgattgttttgttGTAAATAGCTTCTATTTTattctctaaaaagaaaaaaagaatcgAACTTTAACATGCAAATGATATATATTAGTGTTCATCAGGGAAACAGGAGTTTGGAAACCTTTTaacctcctttttcttttcctctcgTTGTTGTGCGATGTTGCCGGTTTCGAGCTGTGCTCCGTTCTCTGGAAACGCCGCAGACGGCCCCGCCGGAGGACGGCGGGCGTCCGGCGAAGAAGCTCAGGTGTTTGTACGTGGGGtggcgggggggagaggggtTTTCAGCGACGCGGAGGCTCCCGGGCGAGGAGGAGCTGCGCTTAGCAGGAGACTTTTCCCGAGTGGCTGCGGGGCGGGTGGAGGAAGCGGCgtctgcagctgctgctaaaCTGGCTCGGTCGCCGCTC
This sequence is a window from Rhea pennata isolate bPtePen1 chromosome 27, bPtePen1.pri, whole genome shotgun sequence. Protein-coding genes within it:
- the ARID3A gene encoding AT-rich interactive domain-containing protein 3A, whose protein sequence is MKLQAVMENLQRQQRARLQQALEARQQEQQQQQQRSTPPPAQPPPAPGQNAAVPAGTPPLPRGRGPDPAPAPSEEGAEPESAHIQRAQMAALAAMRAAAAGLSHSSSPGLSDESQASEEEDRGEEEEEDGGYQQEMGSEEEEDLKGKWDEEDFEEDLGEEEEEEEEEEEEEEEEDYEEDEDMGEEGLSSAEAVRTGPGSLLLRKPQAPQHYRGEPQRLPGGQERLASGLGHQGHAQLPQPAPDHGDWTYEEQFKQLYELDGDPKRKEFLDDLFSFMQKRGTPVNRIPIMAKQVLDLYMLYMLVTEKGGLVEVINKKLWREITKGLNLPTSITSAAFTLRTQYMKYLYPYECEKRGLSNPNELQAAIDSNRREGRRQGFGSSLFTYSPGGTHSLLSSPKLQVPALGLASATNGGSIAPVQKIKKEEDSPIPISMPSRLPVSLAGHPVVAAQAAAVQVAAAAQAVALEQLREKLESGEPPEKKMALVTDEQQRLMQRALQQNLLAMTAQLPMSIRINSQGTRSPENRQDSAMSLTNNGTNSISMSVEINGIVYTGVLFAQTPGPSSSSSSSSSSLPSSAYSKGGGGRSGGGGGGGPQAAPAASSVPPSSTSNNSSP